The Saprospiraceae bacterium genomic interval AATTATTACCATGACAAAGCAGGAATTTAAAGCGGTGCAATCATCATTGGATCTTAGTGGACAATCGGAGAAAGAATTTATGGCAAGCAATGGCCTTGCTCTCCATCAATATTATTAATGGATGAAGAAGTATTCCGATGAGTATATTGAGAAGCAGAGCTCCGGTGTTATACAGTTGAGTGCATCTCATTCCAATGATTCTGGCATCCGTTTGGAATATCCAAATGGAGTTGTGCTGAATTTAAGAACCTATCCCGGCAACAAAGCTTTATTGGAATTGATCAATCTTGCGCAGTGATTCCATTCACAGAAAGCCGACGTTACTTTTTTTACAATGGGATAACGGACATGCGTAAGAGTTATGATGGATTGTATGGATTGATACAGCAAATCATGAGTAGCAATCCTTTGTCGGGTGATGTGTATTTATTTTACAATCGACGACGCAATCAAATCAGGATGATGGTGTATGATCGGGGAAGTCTTGTGCTGCTTAGCAAGCGATTGAGTAAAGGGACATTTGAAAAATTAAATACGGAGATAGTTGATCAAAAATATTTGGTAAGTTATACACATTTAATGTGCATAATGGATGGAATTTAGTTGAAAAGTCTGCGATACAGGATGCGTTTTTCAATTTGAAATGTGGAAAAATAAATTCGAGAAAATGTTTTGAATGCTCCGCAATAAATCAGATCTTGTATGTGTGAATGGAATATATAAATTCGACTGGACGAACACAATCGCTAAAAATCTTCCTTCACTCGATTGGGAATTCCTTGGAATTCTTCTTTTGTATTAGATATTTTGATGCTATCTTGTCAATATATGTTTACCCTGTTTTGCCAAAAAATGATCATCCATGATAAAGTTGAACCTATGTTGGATAATTTATTTTCCGTTGTTTATCAATGCACAAAGTTTCGACACCACAAAAGTTTCCTCTGAACTGGATAGTCTAATCAATGTGTCACGAAGTTTAACAGGGCAGAGTAAATTTGACAGCGCACTGGAAGTTATATTGAATGCAGAGAAGATTTGTCTTGCAACTTTTGGTGCGGAATCTGCAGAGTACGGAAGTGTGTGCTTCAATCATGGTCGTGTATTTGATTTTAAAGGAAATTTTCAGGATGCAGAGAAATGGTATCTGGAGTCCAAAGCAATCAGGGAAAGAATATTGGGGAAGGAACATCCTGACTATGCAACGAGTTTAAATAATCTTGCATATATCTATCAGGAACTTGGGGATTACTCAAAGGCAATAGATTTAAACTTAGAGGCAAAAGACATTCGTGAACGAACGATAGGTAAAAATCATCAGCACTATGCCTCCAGCTTAAACAACCTGGCTATACTTTATTTAAAAATGGGTAAACCTGCCGATGCAGAATCATATTATCTGGAAGCAAAAGACATTATCCAAAAAACCCATGGCAAG includes:
- the tnpB gene encoding IS66 family insertion sequence element accessory protein TnpB; protein product: MIPFTESRRYFFYNGITDMRKSYDGLYGLIQQIMSSNPLSGDVYLFYNRRRNQIRMMVYDRGSLVLLSKRLSKGTFEKLNTEIVDQKYLVSYTHLMCIMDGI